A genomic stretch from Coffea arabica cultivar ET-39 chromosome 10c, Coffea Arabica ET-39 HiFi, whole genome shotgun sequence includes:
- the LOC113713493 gene encoding 3-ketoacyl-CoA synthase 4-like: MISLKQIKLLQFSFLCLLSLTLLLHITLSYIPFVAVVLRLLLTHLHLSIFLSICMLLSIFCGLKTRPNHVFLINYTCYKPPPHRKCLYGVAESFLLRNQHFTQETIEFMRKIYLKSGLGDETYAPPFIFGEDTTPTLKCAIQEAQEGIFSSIDALLSKTLIDPLSIDIVVVTCGSFSHSPSLSSLIVNHYNLKPDVKTYNLSGMGCGSGVLSIDCAARVLRASGKAQHALVVITESTTLNWYSGDNRSMLVTNCIFRVGCTAAMLTNDPSRRSVAKMELVDILRTHHGADDRSYRAAFQEEDDKGYTGVALTKDLVRVAGVNLREHLTILAPRVLPLSQLVLYAYSVAVAALSRGESKPTVPDFTAAFEHMCIHTGGKAVIEQVARVLRLRGEVTEPARMSLNRFGNTSSSLVFYELAYFEAKKRVKKGDKMWMIAFGTGFKIGSLVWKWLQNSAQENDNPWNDCIQRYPLDAW, translated from the coding sequence atgatATCTTTGAAGCAAATTAAACTTCTCCAGTTCTCATTTTTATGTCTCTTATCACTGACACTCCTGCTCCACATCACCTTATCCTACATCCCATTCGTAGCCGTCGTCCTCCGTCTCCTCTTAACTCACCTCCACCTCTCCATATTTCTCTCCATTTGCATGCTCCTCTCGATCTTCTGCGGGCTCAAAACCCGCCCAAACCACGTCTTTCTCATAAACTACACGTGCTATAAGCCGCCACCCCACCGGAAGTGCCTGTACGGGGTAGCTGAATCCTTTTTACTTCGAAACCAACATTTCACCCAAGAAACCATTGAATTCATGCGTAAAATCTACCTTAAATCCGGCCTAGGTGACGAAACCTACGCACCCCCCTTCATTTTCGGGGAAGATACTACTCCCACGCTAAAATGCGCcatccaagaagctcaagaaggaatttTTTCTTCCATAGATGCACTTTTGTCTAAAACCCTAATCGACCCTCTATCCATTGACATCGTTGTTGTTACATGCGGTAGCTTTTCACATTCGCCTTCGCTTTCCTCTCTTATTGTAAACCATTATAACCTCAAACCGGACGTGAAAACTTACAATCTGAGTGGAATGGGATGCGGTTCTGGGGTTTTATCCATTGACTGTGCAGCTAGGGTTTTACGTGCCAGTGGAAAAGCCCAACATGCCCTTGTGGTGATCACCGAAAGCACAACTCTAAACTGGTACTCCGGTGACAATCGTTCCATGCTTGTTACAAACTGCATCTTTCGCGTCGGATGCACCGCCGCAATGTTGACGAATGACCCGAGTCGCCGCTCAGTTGCCAAGATGGAACTTGTTGACATTCTCCGAACTCACCACGGAGCCGATGACCGGTCGTACCGGGCTGCATTTCAGGAGGAGGATGATAAAGGGTATACCGGAGTTGCACTTACAAAGGATTTGGTAAGAGTGGCTGGGGTGAATTTGAGGGAGCATCTTACTATTCTTGCACCGCGAGTTTTGCCACTGAGTCAACTCGTTCTTTACGCGTACTCGGTGGCCGTGGCAGCATTGTCCCGTGGTGAGTCCAAACCAACGGTGCCTGATTTTACAGCAGCATTTGAGCATATGTGTATTCATACTGGGGGTAAAGCTGTAATTGAACAAGTGGCGAGGGTTTTGAGATTGAGGGGGGAGGTAACTGAGCCAGCTCGGATGAGTTTGAACCGGTTTGGTAACACGTCTAGTAGTCTTGTGTTTTATGAATTGGCTTATTTTGAAGCAAAAAAGAGAGTTAAAAAGGGGGACAAAATGTGGATGATTGCATTCGGGACTGGATTCAAGATTGGTAGCTTGGTTTGGAAGTGGTTGCAAAATTCAGCCCAAGAAAATGATAATCCATGGAATGACTGCATACAGCGTTACCCTTTGGACGCTTGGTAG
- the LOC113714604 gene encoding purine permease 3 — MEAQRISNPTRKLLLMLSIILVTVGACGGPLIMRLYFLHGGKRIWLTGWLQTAAWPLILIPLVASYCNRRKKPEGGSPTKLVLIDLRTLISGVIIGCLVGLTNHLYSFGVGHLPVSTNSLILATQLVFTAFSAFILVGQKFNAYTVNAIVLLTLGSVVLAIHAGSERPKGEKNKTYVLGFILTFAAAALSGCLLPLIELTYMKAKQAISYTLVMEFQSVVCISATVFSAVGMLVNNDFKEISQEAREYQLGETKYYLVLVWCAIVWQCFTVGFTGIIFCASSLFSGIMLAALLPITEVLAVIFYHEKFQAEKGIALALSLWGFISHFYGAIKHGKKQQIPEAAAP, encoded by the exons ATGGAAGCTCAACGCATTAGCAACCCTACGAGAAAATTACTGCTTATGCTAAGCATCATTTTAGTAACCGTCGGGGCATGCGGCGGTCCGTTGATCATGCGTCTCTATTTCCTCCATGGAGGCAAAAGAATATGGTTAACAGGGTGGCTACAAACTGCAGCATGGCCTCTCATTCTCATCCCACTTGTAGCTTCGTATTGCAATCGTCGCAAGAAACCCGAAGGAGGCTCCCCTACCAAACTAGTCCTAATCGATCTTCGGACGCTCATATCAGGAGTAATCATCGGTTGCCTAGTCGGCTTAACCAATCACTTGTATTCCTTTGGCGTCGGGCACTTGCCCGTGTCAACCAACTCCCTCATCCTTGCGACTCAGCTAGTTTTCACCGCATTTTCAGCTTTCATTCTCGTCGGCCAAAAGTTCAATGCGTATACGGTAAACGCCATAGTGCTGTTGACACTGGGATCGGTGGTTTTGGCAATTCATGCTGGGAGTGAAAGACCAAAGGGTGAGAAAAATAAGACGTATGTTTTGGGGTTCATTTTGACATTTGCAGCTGCAGCTTTGTCTGGGTGTCTCCTACCTTTGATTGAATTGACGTACATGAAGGCCAAGCAGGCAATCAGCTACACCTTGGTGATGGAGTTTCAGTCGGTGGTGTGCATTTCTGCCACGGTTTTCTCAGCTGTCGGGATGCTAGTCAACAATGACTTCAAG GAAATTTCCCAAGAGGCAAGAGAATATCAACTGGGAGAAACAAAATATTACTTGGTTCTAGTTTGGTGTGCCATTGTTTGGCAATGTTTCACGGTGGGATTCACTGGAATAATCTTCTGTGCTTCATCTTTGTTCTCCGGAATCATGCTCGCCGCTTTACTTCCAATCACAGAAGTATTAGCCGTCATTTTCTACCATGAAAAGTTCCAGGCAGAGAAGGGCATCGCTCTAGCCCTCTCTCTTTGGGGCTTTATTTCGCACTTTTATGGTGCTATCAAGCATGGCAAGAAGCAGCAAATTCCAGAAGCAGCTGCTCCCTGA